From one Butyricimonas faecihominis genomic stretch:
- a CDS encoding putative transporter — MSWLSELFFGQGIAHSVLMFAIVIALGIVLGKVKVWGISLGITWILFVGIICSHLGMRVDGHTLHFMKEFGLILFVYSVGLQVGPGFFSSFRKGGLTLNMLAAGIVFLGVVTTYIIHVVTGLPITTMVGILSGAVTNTPGLGAAQQAYSDMAGVNDPTIALGYAVAYPLGVIGIIGSILLMRVIFRVKFEKENEDLERQDGERANGAQQFSVRVTNPALFGKDLMEITRLINRKFVFSRVCHEDDRIEIGSSETCLREGDKLLVVAALQDIDAIAAFLGERVNVAWEQLDKQLVSRRIAITKGEVNGKMLGEMRLRNCFGVNVTRVNRAGVDLVAKPNLQLQIGDRLTVVGPEAAVTNVAKVLGNSLRRLREPNLVAIFLGIFLGILLGSIPFTFPGIPQPVKLGLAGGPLIISILISRFGPQYGLVTYTTMSANLMLREVGISLFLASVGLGAGEGFVSTIIDGGGYAWVGYGFIITVVPLIIIGIIARSIYKVNYFTLMGLMAGSMTDPPALAYSNGIVGNDAPAVSYATVYPLTMFLRVLTAQMLILFFV; from the coding sequence ATGTCTTGGTTAAGTGAACTGTTTTTTGGACAGGGAATTGCTCATTCAGTGTTAATGTTCGCAATCGTTATCGCTCTGGGGATTGTGCTTGGAAAGGTAAAGGTTTGGGGGATTTCTTTGGGGATAACCTGGATTCTTTTTGTGGGGATTATTTGTAGCCATTTGGGAATGCGGGTGGACGGTCATACCTTACATTTTATGAAGGAATTCGGATTGATTTTATTCGTGTACTCTGTGGGATTACAGGTAGGACCCGGTTTTTTCTCTTCTTTCAGAAAAGGAGGCTTAACCTTGAATATGCTGGCCGCGGGCATCGTGTTCTTGGGCGTGGTGACCACATATATTATTCATGTTGTGACCGGATTACCGATTACAACGATGGTCGGTATCCTTTCCGGAGCAGTGACGAATACGCCGGGATTGGGTGCTGCTCAACAAGCTTATTCGGATATGGCAGGGGTAAATGACCCCACGATTGCTTTAGGATATGCGGTGGCTTACCCCTTGGGAGTGATCGGTATTATTGGGTCGATTCTGCTGATGCGGGTGATCTTCCGGGTGAAGTTCGAGAAGGAGAACGAGGATTTGGAGCGACAGGATGGGGAGCGTGCGAACGGGGCTCAACAGTTTTCCGTGCGAGTAACAAATCCGGCTTTGTTTGGTAAGGATTTGATGGAAATTACCCGTTTGATAAATCGAAAGTTCGTGTTTTCACGGGTTTGCCACGAGGATGACCGTATCGAAATCGGTTCTTCCGAGACTTGTCTACGTGAAGGAGATAAATTGCTTGTCGTGGCTGCTTTACAGGACATTGATGCGATTGCAGCTTTTCTTGGGGAACGTGTCAACGTTGCTTGGGAACAATTGGATAAACAACTGGTATCTCGTCGGATCGCAATTACGAAGGGGGAGGTGAACGGGAAGATGTTAGGAGAGATGCGGTTGCGGAATTGTTTCGGGGTTAACGTGACTCGGGTAAACCGTGCCGGGGTGGATTTGGTAGCTAAACCGAATTTGCAGTTACAGATTGGAGATCGCTTGACGGTTGTTGGGCCGGAAGCTGCCGTTACGAACGTGGCGAAAGTGTTGGGTAACTCTTTGCGTCGTTTGAGGGAGCCTAACTTGGTAGCCATATTTTTAGGTATATTCTTGGGTATTTTACTGGGAAGTATTCCGTTTACTTTCCCCGGTATTCCTCAGCCGGTAAAGCTGGGATTAGCGGGAGGTCCATTGATTATTTCTATTTTGATCAGTCGTTTCGGTCCCCAATACGGTTTGGTGACTTACACGACAATGAGTGCTAACCTGATGTTGCGGGAAGTAGGTATATCCCTTTTCTTGGCAAGTGTCGGGTTGGGGGCCGGAGAAGGTTTCGTGTCGACCATTATTGATGGCGGAGGGTATGCTTGGGTAGGTTATGGTTTTATTATTACCGTGGTGCCTTTGATTATAATCGGGATTATTGCCCGTTCCATATATAAAGTGAATTACTTTACGTTGATGGGGTTAATGGCTGGAAGTATGACAGACCCGCCAGCATTGGCTTATTCCAATGGTATCGTGGGAAATGACGCTCCCGCCGTGAGTTATGCCACGGTGTACCCGCTCACGATGTTCTTGCGGGTACTGACAGCACAGATGCTGATTTTGTTTTTTGTTTAG